Below is a window of Chloroflexota bacterium DNA.
CGCTCCGTCCCACCCAGTTCGTCTGCATGATGTTTATCCGCTCTGGCCATTGCATACGCGAGTGATCCAGGAGCTCTTCAGCATAGCGGGTGATCCGGAAGAACCACTGCTCTATGTCTTTTCTGATGACCGGGGTGTCGCAGCGCTCACATTTGCCTTCACCGATAACTTGCTCATTGGCCAGCACGGTCTGACAGTGTGGGCACCAGTTAACGGGGGCTCTAGCTCTGTAGGCCAACCCGGCATGATATAGTTTGAGGAACAGCCATTGTGTCCAGCGGTAGTACTCTGGAAGGCAGGTGATCACCTCTCGGTTCCAGTCGTAGCACGAGCCCATTCGCTTAAGCTGACGCCGCATATTCTCGATGTTTTGCATCGTCCAGGTAGACGGATGGATACCCCGGCTGATAGCGGCATTTTCAGCAGGAAGCCCGAAGGCATCAAAGCCCATGGGATGGAGGACGTTGTATCCTTGCATTCGCTTGAAGCGGGCGTGGGTATCGGAGGGGGCCATGGCGTACCAATGGCCGATGTGGAGATCCCCCGATGTATAGGGGAACATGGTCAACTCATACCACTTAGGGCGGCTGGTGTCCTCTCTTACGCGGTAGATTCCGTCGACAGCCCACTTCTCTTGCCATTTGGGCTCGATCTCGCCCGGGTTGTATTTAGGTATCATCCTTGCTTGCATCATAAGTTTACCAAAAAGTGCTATTGATGCAAAGGAAAGGCGTAGTTTCTCGATCAGCGATTGGAGTCAGGATGCCCTATGTCAGAGCGAGGTCGCCTCAGGCGGCCGTGGCTATCCCTGGGGTGGGGGATTGGGAAGCACATCAGGGGGGCAGGGGCATGCTCATAAATCGCCAGGCCTTGCCCCACTTGCCTTGTCCTGTAACATTGATTTAACCTGAGGGTATGATAGATAAGCAGGAAGAAATTGAAGAGGTCCTGGCTTGAAGGATGGGAGGATGGCGTCTTACGTTGGCCTTTATCGCCGTGGCGGACTTAGCCAGCGGGTAGAAGAGGCCAGACAAATTCTGAGGAGTTGCAGGGTGTGTCCGCATGACTGCCAGGCCAATCGCCTAGGGAGCGAGTTAGGCAAATGCCGTACAGGAGCACGGGCGCTGGTCTCCAGCTATGGCCCCCACTTCGGCGAGGAAGCGCCGCTGGTGGGCCGGGGTGGCTCAGGGACGATATTCTTCACCAATTGCAATCTGAAATGTGTCTTCTGCCAGAATTACTCCATAAGCCAGATGGGGGAGGGGAGGGAGGTCAGCACGGAGGAGGTGGCGGCAATGATGCTTTTTCTTCAGAAGAGGGGATGCCATAATATCAATCTGGTGAGTCCGACACATGTGGTCCCCCAAATCCTGGAGGCCCTGGAGCTGGCTGTTGCCGAGGGCCTTTCCGCCCCTCTGGTATACAACAGCGGCGGGTACGACTCGGTGGAAACCCTGAAGCTCCTGGAGGGGATAGTGGACATCTACATGCCTGATATGAAGTACTCCGATAATGAAATCGCCCGACAGTATTCCGGCATTGATAACTACCCGTCAGTGAACAGAGCAGCGGTAAATGAGATGCATCGGCAGGTGGGCGATCTCGAGGTAGATGAGTGGGGGATTGCCATCAAGGGCCTGCTGATCCGTCACCTGGTGTTGCCCCACGGGCTGGCGGGGACTGAGGAGATCGCCCGCTTTCTGGCCAGAGAGATTTCCCTCAATACCTACCTCAACGTTATGGCACAATATCACCCTTGCCACCAGGCCTTCCGCTTTCCCTTGCTGAGCCGGTCTATTGCCAGGGAAGAGTTCGCCGAAGCCGTTGACCTGGCTCGGCGGCAGGGGCTAAAGCGCCTTGACAGACTTCATGCTTTTCTAGAATGAGGGTTGGATGACTGTTTATGATTGTGGATCTGATTCCAGTTTGGCGTCGCTTCACGCCCTGGTCAGAGGTCTGGTGCAGGGCGTCTATTTTCGCGCCTTTGTGCGGCAACATGCCACGGCCTTAGGCCTAACTGGCTATGTGCGCAACCTGCCTCATACTGGGGCCGTAGAGGTGAAAGCTGAGGGAGAGAGGTCGCGGCTGGAGGAACTGCTGAAGCACCTGCGCCGCGGCCCCGTGGACGCCAGGGTTGAGAGGGTGGAGGTGGAATGGGGAGAGTACAGCGGGGATTTCCTCGGCTTCATCATAAGGCACTAAGAGCCTCTGGAGGCACATCTCTTTGTAGCTGTGGGCGCCTTTGGTGGGCCAGAATTTGCTCAGGTGGCCCTGACTAGGAGAAGGCCGTGCTTATCAAGATGCCCACGCCTGCCAGGAGAGGCGTCAGCAGTGTGACCATGACGTTGCGAGCCAGGAAAGGTATCAGGTTATCTATATCCTCGGAGTATCTCAAAACACCCCTCACCGCCTGAATCCCCAGAGGCAGGGTGAGCAGGCCGAGCAGGGCGCCCCACGGCAACTTCTGGAAGGCCACCGAGAAAACCAACCAGACGTAGGTAGCTAAAATCAACCCGGCGTATATCTTGGCACTGCGCTCTCTCCCCAGGGTTATAAGAAGGTGACGCCTGGCTCCTGCCCTATCCGCTTCAACGTCAGGAAACTGGTTCAGCAGCAGGAGGTTACTCACCAGGAACCCGGGTATCATCGATGCCAGCCCGGCTGACAGGGTATATTCGCCTGTCTGAGTGAAGTAGATGCCCAAGACCATCAGAGGGCCAAACCCCAGCCCAGGGGCTATGGCGCAGAGCAGAGGGTCCTTGGTCAGGTGAGTGGTGTAGAAATACACCACCAGAACACCCAGAACGCCAATGGGAAGTATCCTCCACGTGTATTCAGAAATGAAATATGCTCCGATGGCGGCCACTGCCAGAAGACAAGCTATACCGAAGATGAAGACCTTTCGTGGACTGAGCAGGCCAGCAGGCAGTATGCCGCTGCCGCCACTGAAGGGCGTCCTTCTGGTATTCAAGTCTATCCCCGTTTGGTAATCGAAGTAGTCGTTGAGCACATTGACGCTGATGTGGGCTAGCAACGCGCCCAGGAAAGCCAGACCAAAATGTAGCGCATTTAGCTCCCGCGTATCATAAACCGCTGTGGCTAGACCGAGAAGGACGCACGCCGGAACCAGAAGCAAGAATGACGGACGCGTTTCCAGGAACCAGGTTCTCACTGTTGCCATCAAGATACTCCGCTAGTACCAGTCACCCTGTTTTACCGTTGTGACAAACCCACGCCAATAGTAGCACAGAGAAAAAATGTCTTCAAATCCGCGATCCGACCGCTTGCGCAACGCGGATGAAGCCTTGCTGTGTAGCCTCTGCCGGCCTATGTCCATTGACCCCTGGCACGGGGAAGTTAGAACATGGATCGGGTTGGTAAACAGCCTTGCACCACTCTGGCTTGACAGGATCGCTGCCTCGCTCTATGCTCATGGATAGCCTGGCTGTAAAGGGGGAACGCCCATGTTGCTGGCACTAGCTATCATATTCCTGGCTCTTGGACTCATCGCTCTGATTCTGGGCGCTCGCCGCATTGCCTCATGCACTTTTCGTATTGCCGAATTCCTGTTCATCGTGGCCCTCATCATCTTTGTGGCCTTGCTGGTTGTGTATTTGCTCCGGTAGCCCGTTAGCCCTGTGGGGTGGATGCGGATGAAGAAAAAACCTAGGGAAAGGATTGGAAGACCTGGAGGGACTGTCAGACGTCGAGGTTTTTGACGCTCTTGGCGTGGGCCTGGATGAAGGCCTTGCGCGGCGGCACTTCCTCTCCCATCAACATGTGGAAGACCTCGTCGGCCTTAGCCGCCTCTTCTATATGCACTTGAAGCATAGTCCTCGTGGCAGGGTTCATGGTGGTTTCCCACAACTGCTCGGGGCTCATCTCTCCTAGCCCTTTGTACCGCTGGACTTCTGCCTTCCTGCTCTTGTCTCCTAGCCTCTGAAGCAAGGCCTCTTTCTCGATGTCCGAATAGACCCAATGCCTCTCTTTTCCCGCCTGAATACGATACAGCGGCGGCTGGGCGATATACAGGTGCCCCTGGCCAATCAAGTCCACCATGTTGCGGAAGAAGAAGGTCAGCAGCAAGGTGCGGATATGAGAGCCATCGACATCAGCATCGGTCATGATGATCACCCGATGATAGCGCAGCTTCGAGAGGTCAACCTGCTCAAGTATGCCAATCCCCAGGGTGGTGATCAGGGCGCGTATTTCTTCGTGGGCCAGCATTTTATCGGCGGAGGCCTTCTCCACATTGAGGATCTTGCCTTTCAGCGGCAGTATCGCCTGGAACCGACGGTCTCTCCCCTGCTTGGCCGATCCTCCAGCGGAGTCTCCCTCTACCAGAAAGAGCTCACAAAGAGATGGGTCCTTCTCCGAGCATTCAGCCAGCTTGCCAGGCAGGGTGCCACCATCTAAGGAGCCTTTTCGAAAAACGAGTTCTCTTGCCCTGCGGGCTGCCTCCCGTGCTCTGGCAGACGTAAGACACTTTTCCAGGATTCTCCTGGCTTCATTGGGATGCTCCTGAAGATAGTCCGATAGCAATTCAGATACGACCGACTCTACCTGCCCCTTAACCTCAGGATTACCTAACTTAGCTTTCACCTGCCCCTCAAATTGAGGCTCATCCACCTTCACGCTGACAACAGCCGTCAGTCCTCCCCTGACATCCTCCCCGGTCAGACTCATTTCGTCATTCCTGCTGCTATCCTTGTTGTTACCTTTGACCTTATGAAGATAGTCATTGAGTCCACGTGTCAGGGCAGAACGAAAGCCGGTGAGATGGCTACCCCCATCCGCTGTATTCACGCAGTTAGCACAGGTGAGCACCAGTTCACTGTAGCCCGTATTATACTGCAAGGCTACTTCTACAATCGTGCCATCCACCGTCTTCTTCATGTAAACAGGCCTGGGATGAAGGACCTCCTTCCTCCTATTGAGATGCTGGACAAGACTGGCTATGCCGCCCTCGAAGTAGAAGGTTAGCTCCTGGTCAGTCCTGAGATCGTGAAGGTTTATCTCCAAGCCCGGCACAAGGTAGGCTAGTTCGCGGCAGCGCTGCGCCAGGTAGTCGAAATCGTAGCTCAGGTTGGCAAAAAGTTCTTTGTCTGGAAGAAAGATAACGGTCGTTCCGCTGCCTGTAGCCTCACCCTCAATCTTCAGCCCCGCCTGAGGAATACCCCGAACATATTCCTGTGAATAAAGCTTGCCACCACGTTTGACCTCTATCCTCAGCCACGAGGAAAGGGCGTTCACCACCGATGCTCCTACTCCATGCAATCCGCTGGAAGCCTTGTATGTCCCTGAGCGGAACTTGGCGCCGGCGTGGAGTATCGTCATTACCGTCTCTACCGATGAGACTCCGCTATCGGCATGTCTCTCCACCGGTATGCCCCGCCCGTTGTCCGCCACCCTGACCCGGCCATCCTCAAAGAGGGTCACGTCGACCACGTTTGCCCAGCCAGCTACTGCCTCATCGACGCTGTTGTATACGATCTCAAGGATAAGCAGATGAAGTCCGCGCTCGTCCGTGCCACCAATGTACATGCCGGGGCGGCGACGAACAGGCTCCAGACCCTTCAGGACCTGAATGGTTTCAGCAGTATATGTCTTTTCCGGTTGGATAGATGCTTGTTCTTGCACTTGACTTACAACATAAATTATACTATGTTCTTCGCCCATTGGCTAGGGAGTACTTTGACTATTATACACATTGTATTGTCTTTTTCACACTCGTCCCCTTCGCACCTTTATACCTTCCGCCCAACCTCAGCGCCTTCCCGTATGGCATCCAGCCCTTTGCGGGCCTTGGCGGCATCACCAATGATGTATAGTTCTTTCACCTTGCTTTCGATCTGCGCTGCCACTTCGTTTCTGGGCTTGGCACCACAAGCCAGGACTGTGGCATCAAACCTTCTCAATGTCTCCTCACGACCATTTCGCAACACCGTTACGGCCCCTTCAGGCCCGATCTCCTTAACCTGCGTAGAGGTGATTAGTTCCACCTTCTGACCCTTTAGCCTGTTCATTAGGTGCCATCGAACTGTTCCGCCCATATCAGCCCCAACCCGCTTCAGTTGCTCCACTACCACAACCTCCTTGCCCTGCTGGGCCAGAAACTCGGCTGTCTCCAGGCCGGTCATGCCGCCTCCCACCACCAACACCCGTTGGCCAACCGTATGTTTTCGCAGCACATCCCAGGCAGTGATCACGCCCTTCCGTTTCACGCCCGCGATGGGAGGCACCAAAGGCATTGCCCCGGTGGCCACAATTACCGCGTCAGGCTGAAGCTCCTCCACCGTGGCCGCAGTGACTTTCTTGCCCAGGTTTATGTCCATACCCAGTTTCTCAAGTTGCCAGCAAAGATTGTTCAAAAACTTCCTGTGGTCTTCCTTGTGGGGTGGGGTAGCAGCTAATACCCACTGCCCCCCAAGATCTTTGTCTTCCTCAAACAGGCTTACCTTATGCCCTCTTAGGGCAGCAACCCTGGCCGCCTCCAGGCCAGCTAACCCTCCACCGATAACCACCACTTTCTTGGGCCGAGGAGCGGGCACGATCTGCATCTCTCTTTCCCTCCCTGCTTCGGCATTGACGGTGCAGGCAATGGGTTCGGTGGGATCTGAGTCAATGCAGACGTTGCAGGCAATGCACTTCCTGATATCGTTAAACTCTCCCCTCAAGGCCTTGTTGGGCAGGTCTGGATCAGCCAGTAGACCCCTGGCCACGGCTATCAAATCAGCCTTGCCAGATGCCAGCACCTCATCAGCTACCCCGGGGTCATCGAGTCGGCCGGCAACTGCCACCGGCACACGAACGGCTTTCTTCACCCTCTCTGCCAGAGGAACGTTACAGCCGTGTGGCTGGTCATACGGTGGGACGATAACGGGATAGGACCCATAGGCCCCAGATGAAACGCCAACGAGGTCGGCGCCAGCATCCTCGAGGAGACGGGCTGTTTCGCAGGCCATGTCGACGGTCACCCCGCCGGGTACATGGTCAGCGCCATTTATGCGGCAACTCACCGGGAAGTTGCTCCCAGCCTTCTTTTTGATGCGCTGCACAATCTCCACCACGAATCTGGCCCTGCCTGCGACATCGCCGCCATACTTGTCCCGGCGCAGGTTCGCCTGAGGGGAAAGAAAGCCACTCAGCAGATAACCATGACAAGCATGAAGCTCCACCAGGTCAAAGCCAGCCTCTCTTGCTCTTCGAGCACCGTCGGCAAACTTCTCCACCAGGTCCTCAATTTCAGCTATGGTCAACTCCCGGGGTACCTCCTCGTGCGGCGCCCAGGGGATAGGGGAAGGGGCCACTGGGCGGTAGCCCTTGATCTCACCGCCCTGCCGTCCAAGATGCATCAATTCGATGCCTATGGCGGCACCACTGGCATGCACCAGGTCAGTCAACTCTTTAAGTTTTGGGATAAAGCGGTCTTCGTAAATCCCCAACTGAATGTATGAGGCCATGCTCTCATCAATGACCCCAGGAGTCAGGACTATCAAAGCCACGCCCCCCCTGGCACGAGCGGCATAGAAGTCTTTTACTGCCTCACTGACCATGCCGTCCACAGCCAGCCGCTCTATCATGGGTGGCATGATTATCCTGTTTCTTAACTCAAGCTGGCCAATCTTTATGGGCGTGAAGAGGCAGCGTAATGCCTTACCAGGGGCTTTCCGCCCACCGTTGACCCTCGCCTGGTGTCTTGCCATACAGCTCCTTTCCTTGTCTCTTCCTCGGTACAATCCTTCCGCGACTTTGAGTATACTAACCGGAGAAGGCAGCCCGAAAGAAGGCTGCCACCCTTTCGGCAACTTCACCCTCATAGCCCCACCAGAAATGATCGGCTCTCTGGATAATCTCACACCTGGTTGGCTCAGGCAAACCGCCTGACGACCGCTTTAGCTCTTCCGAGGAAATGAAATCATCGTGGGTACCGCAGAGGAATAACTTAGGCGCGCGATAGCTTCTCAGGTGCTCCCACTCTGAAGCGGCTAAGAAAGGAGAGATAAGTGCCAAAGCCCTGACCTTCTCGTTCTCGGGAGCTGCACGGGCAGCAATGCCGGTGGAGAAGGAATAACCTGCCAGACCTATCCTGCTGGTATCAACCCCGCTTGCCGATTCCAGGAAGGCAAGAGCAGCAACCAAATCTGTCTGCTCTCCAACCCCGTTATCATAAACACCCTGGCTCTTGCCCACGCCACGGAAGTTGAAACGAAAGGCGGCCATTGATGCTCGTCCAAGGGCCTGACACACGGCCAGGACGACATTATTGTGCATATCACCGCCGTAAAGCGGGTGCGGATGGCACACCACCACTGCCGGCAAAGGACGATCCGCCCGTGGCAGATGCAGTACGCCCTCAAGCTCAATGCCTGCTCCAGGGAACTTGACTTGCTCCTGCCTTACTTCTGGCCTTTCCACCACTCTCTAATCCTGGCCTTGACCTCCTTCTCATAGCCCTGGTCGCTGGGCGTGTAATAACGTCTATCCCGGAGCTTGTCAGGCATGTTCTGCTGCTCCACAAAGTGTCCGGGATAGTCATGGGCGTACTTGTATCCCTTGCCGTAGCCTTCCTGGTGCATCAGAGAAGTCACCGGGTTTCGCAAGTGCAAGGGCACTGGCTGCTCACCAGTCTGCCTCACGTCTTCCCGCACCTGGGAATAAGCCCGGTACAGGGAATTGCTCTTTGGTGCAGTCGCCAGATAAACGGCTGCTTCAGCCAAGGCCAAATCACCCTCAGGCATGCCGATGAAATGAACCGCCTGCTGAGCAGCCACGGCAACAGCTAAGGCTTGAGGATCTGCCATACCCACATCCTCAGAGGCGGCGCGCAGCAGCCGCCGCGCGATGTACAAGGGGTCCTCCCCCGCCTCCAGCATGCGGCCAAGCCAGTAAAGGGCAGCATCCGGATCAGACCCCCTGATAGACTTATGCAAGGCAGAGATCAGGTTATAGTGTTCTTCACCAGCCTTGTCATACAGCAGAGCACGGTGCTGAAAAGCGTCCTCCATGGTAGGCAGAGAGATCTTTCTCTTTCCTTCGTTGTCGGGGTCTGGCGGGGTGGTGTAGGCAGCCATCTCCAGAGCGTTCAGAGCTATCCGCGCATCTCCACTCGACATGGCTACCAAATGTTTCAAGGCCTCAGTGTCCAGTTCAGCGTTCAGCTTCCCCAGCCCCCTCTCCTCATCTGCCAAAGCTCGCTGGATGATAAGGCGAATTTGGTCATCGGTTAGCGTCTTGAGGGTGAAAACCCGGCAGCGGGAGAGAAGAGGCGAGATGACCTCGAAGGAGGGGTTCTCGGTGGTAGCGCCAATAAGGGTAACCGTTCCGTCTTCCACAAAGGGCAAAATGGCATCCTGTTGGGCTTTGTTGAAGCGATGTATCTCATCAATGAACACGATAGTGCGCTGCTGATGCATTCCCCGTCTTTCCTTGGCCTCTTCTACGAGGCGCCGCAAGTCGGCTACGCCGGCGCTCACTGCTGATATGGGGCTGAAGTGGGATTTGGTAATGCTGGCGATGATGTAAGCCAAGGTTGTCTTGCCGCTCCCCGGTGGGCCCCAGAATATGATGGAAGGTAACTGGTCGGCTTCAATGCTCTTCCTCAGGATCCGCTCTTCCCCTACCAGATGCTCCTGACCCATAAATTCCTCAAAGTTTCTGGGCCGCATGCGCGCTGCCAGCGGCGCTTCGTGCTTCAATTGCCGTTTTCTGTGGTGCTCAAACATGTCCATTAAGCCATCGCCACTACCAGAGGGCAAAGTGCCAATGCCTCAAACAAAAGGCCAGCACACGACCAAAATGCCTTCGTCTATAAGCAATCGCTTTGAATCCATCTACCCTTGTATATTATACCAGGCCATCAGGGACATCGGCTTTGCCGCTCGACCCATTGGGCTCTCTCTTAGGCTTCCTTGCTGAGCAGCCTGATACGGTCAAGCTGGCGATTCACTCTGTCAAAAAGCGTCTCCCGCCCCTCCCGAAACCGCCTCCCCTCCTGCCGCTTCCCGGCCCATTCATCAATCGAGGCCAGAATCGTAAACCGCACCACCCCATCATCGCCCGCAACAGCCTCCCTTTCCAGCGGAATCCCCAGTCGCCTCAACCCATTCTCCAGAGCCGAATCCCGGGAAGGGTCATAGTTGCGCCAGTCGCCATCCAGGTAGACTTCACATCCCAGATGGTCCTGCTCCCGGGGAAGATCACCCAGCAGGCCAGCCAGCCCTTTGTCTTGCTCTATCAACTGTGCCAGCAGCCGGCTCTCGGCTTTGATCCTGAAAACCCTGTACCTGGCCGGAATCGACACCGCCCGAGACATGGCCACCAACAGGTTAGTCTTGCCACAGCACATCCCCCATCCTTTTCTCAGCGTGTCTGATGCCCTGATGTCCCAGTCTTCGAGGCCGTAGGGAAGCTCTTTCACGAACCGGAAGATTCGATCGAACTTGTCTCGGTCATACTCGCAGTCCCGAGCCAACTCAACAGCTTTGTCTCGGACTGATGGATCCTTGTCAAAATCGCAAAGTTCAGTCGGCAGTAAGTAAGAGTCCAATCCATTCACAGCATGATCTTCAAAGCAACCGCATTAGCCAAAAACACCCGCCTGAAATAGCTCCAGGAATTCTTCATCTGACATACCTAGTAACCGGGTACAAACATGCTCCGTATGCTGCCCTAGACACGGAGCAGACATATTAGGTCTGGCTGGTGTTTCGGATAGCCGCGACGGCTGGCCCAGGTGAAGAAAGGGATCCAGAACGTGATGGTCCAGCTTCCAGAAGTATCCCCGCTTCCTCAACTGAGGGTCAAGGCACAGGTCTCTGGCATTCTGCACCACGCCGGCCGGGATGCCCCTGGACTGCATCTTGGCCATTACCTCCTCGGCGGTGAAATTGACCGTCCACTCCTCTATCAGTGTGTTCAACTCAGCCTCATTTCTCGTCCGACTCAACAAAGTGGAAAATCTCGAATCTTGACTCCAATCGGGGTTGCAGAGCTGGCACAGGGCCTGCCACTCCTCCTCGCTGAAGACAGCGATGGCACACCACCTATCCTCTCCCTGGCAACGGAAAACGCCATGGGGACAAGCGTAGGGGGAGGCATTTCCCAATCTCTCTCCTTGACGCCTGTTGAAGGTATAGTCCAGCATAGCAGGAGCCAGGAAATGAATGCTGGCTTCCAACTGGGAGCAATCGATATATTGCCCTTTTCCGGTACGCCGTCTGTAGTCCAGGGCGGCAATCAGAGTTGCCGCCGCAAACCGAGGACTGATGAAATCGGAATAAGCCGAGGGCAAAGGCAGGCAGCTACCGTCCGGCCAACCGGTGAAGTGAGCAAAACCGGCCAGACCAGTCAGGGGAATGCCGAAGGCGCTGAAGCTGGCATGGGGGCCGTCCTGGCCTTGACTGGAAGCGCTCAACATAATTATGTCGGATTTGATCTTTCTCACGCTTTCATAGTCCAGCCCCCACCTCTCCATCGTCCCCGGAGAGTAGCTTTCCACTATCACGTCTGCCCAGGCAACCAGTCTCCTGGCCATCTCTCTTGCCCTGGGATGGTTCATATCCAGACTGAGGCTGTACTTGTTGGCATTGAAGAAAGCGTAATACCCAGCACGGTCAACCCCCGGGATATTATCTTTGAAAGGTGGTGATACCCTGGTGCCGCAGGGCCTTTGTGGGGATTCCACCCTGACCACTGTTGCCCCATAGTCAGCCAGGTACTTGGTGACCAGAGGGCCGGCCACGCCCCAGGAGAAATCAAGCACTTTCACTCCCTCAAAAGGCTGCTGTTGCATCTCTCTTCCGCCAGGGAAATCAGATCGCTCCGGCTTGCTTCAGTGCCACCAGTTGCTGGCTGGAAAGGCCCAGTTCATCCTGATAGACCTCTCTGTTGTGCTCACCTATCCGGGGAGCGCGACGATAGCGAAAGGACATGGCCGAACTCTTAGCAAACGGGCCAGGATAGCTGAAACTTTCGTCCAGGTCATCATGCCTGACCTTCACCCAGTAGCCTCTGGCTTTCAGTTGCTGGTTCTGCACTATCTCGCCGGGAGTCAACACCGGGCAAAGCGTCAGCCCGCGACTCATAGCCTGTTCGTATAACTCGCCAGCCTTGTAGCGTCGGAATAGCGAAGACACCAGCGCCTCCAGATGGTCTTCTACCTCCTCAGTGGCAGTGGCCATGTCAAACTCTTCCCAGTTCATCGATCTTACAAAGTCATCAGCCAGCCCTTCGCTGTCCAGCCAGGCTGCCAGGGCAGTATTACCTTTAGCACCAAAAGCTCCACCAGCGAAGTAGAATATCACACACCCGTCCCTGCATTCCCATAGCTGCCGTTGCTTTGCTGACGTAAGGCCAGCCCGATACGGCCCCGCACGTTTCAGGATTACCCTGTTCATCTCCCAGAAGGGTACAGCATTAGCGGTGCTAGCTATGAGGCTGGCCCGGGCTGAAACGTCTATGTGTTGTCCCTGGCCACTCGATCCCCTTTGGTAGAGAGCCACCAGTGTAGCGACAGCCGCCTCACTGGCAGCATGCAGATAAGCCTGATCGCAACTGATACGCAGTGGGGGCCGATCAGGTTCCCCTGTCATGTACATGTAACCCCCCATGGCCATGAGCGTAATGTCAGTGGCTTTATGATCCCGATAGGGGCCACTGCCGCCAAAGGGGGTGATAGAGGTAAACACCAGTCCCGGATTGATCTCTTTCAGCCTGGAATAACCCAGGCCGAGACCCTCAAGA
It encodes the following:
- a CDS encoding CoA transferase — protein: MEQAQASEALLEGYRGLDLTDERGLLCGRILADLGAEVVKVERPRGDPARNIGPFYQDIPHPERSLFWLAYNVNKKGITLDIQTRDGQELFLRLVTKFDFVLESYSTGYLEGLGLGYSRLKEINPGLVFTSITPFGGSGPYRDHKATDITLMAMGGYMYMTGEPDRPPLRISCDQAYLHAASEAAVATLVALYQRGSSGQGQHIDVSARASLIASTANAVPFWEMNRVILKRAGPYRAGLTSAKQRQLWECRDGCVIFYFAGGAFGAKGNTALAAWLDSEGLADDFVRSMNWEEFDMATATEEVEDHLEALVSSLFRRYKAGELYEQAMSRGLTLCPVLTPGEIVQNQQLKARGYWVKVRHDDLDESFSYPGPFAKSSAMSFRYRRAPRIGEHNREVYQDELGLSSQQLVALKQAGAI
- a CDS encoding CoA transferase — its product is MQQQPFEGVKVLDFSWGVAGPLVTKYLADYGATVVRVESPQRPCGTRVSPPFKDNIPGVDRAGYYAFFNANKYSLSLDMNHPRAREMARRLVAWADVIVESYSPGTMERWGLDYESVRKIKSDIIMLSASSQGQDGPHASFSAFGIPLTGLAGFAHFTGWPDGSCLPLPSAYSDFISPRFAAATLIAALDYRRRTGKGQYIDCSQLEASIHFLAPAMLDYTFNRRQGERLGNASPYACPHGVFRCQGEDRWCAIAVFSEEEWQALCQLCNPDWSQDSRFSTLLSRTRNEAELNTLIEEWTVNFTAEEVMAKMQSRGIPAGVVQNARDLCLDPQLRKRGYFWKLDHHVLDPFLHLGQPSRLSETPARPNMSAPCLGQHTEHVCTRLLGMSDEEFLELFQAGVFG
- a CDS encoding transglutaminase family protein gives rise to the protein MNGLDSYLLPTELCDFDKDPSVRDKAVELARDCEYDRDKFDRIFRFVKELPYGLEDWDIRASDTLRKGWGMCCGKTNLLVAMSRAVSIPARYRVFRIKAESRLLAQLIEQDKGLAGLLGDLPREQDHLGCEVYLDGDWRNYDPSRDSALENGLRRLGIPLEREAVAGDDGVVRFTILASIDEWAGKRQEGRRFREGRETLFDRVNRQLDRIRLLSKEA